The following proteins are encoded in a genomic region of Diabrotica virgifera virgifera chromosome 1, PGI_DIABVI_V3a:
- the LOC126881665 gene encoding uncharacterized protein LOC126881665 isoform X1 → MCIPHCLTFPISLVSGHRTIQILLAMIGSNAEQELNLESPRKRIGVQNKKVYKGQQTSSISDQNCITEIQEIDSAPPLGFHTSKGKTDPYRLAIYLYYGQKAVVRIEDITSEEIEMKKKVFDKGVYFHQYYLIYRYSEDILSKTMDEINIGIRINGMIINNLRYADDTVLLAESHENLQILLT, encoded by the exons ATGTGCATTCCTCattgtttgacttttcctatATCTTTAGTATCAGGTCATCGTACAATACAAATACTTCTTGCAATGATTGGAAGTAATGCAGAACAAGAATTGAATTTGGAATCGCCGAGAAAAAGGATTGGTGTACAAAATAAGAAAGTATATAAAGGACAACAAACATCTTCCATAAGCGATCAAAATTGTATAACTGAAATTCAGGAAATAGATTCTGCTCCACCtttag GTTTCCATACTTCTAAAGGAAAAACGGACCCTTATAGGCTCGCTATATACTTATACTATGGCCAAAAAGCGGTAGTGAGAATAGAAGATATAACATCAGAAGaaatagaaatgaaaaaaaaggtgttcgacaagggtgtatactttcaccaatattatttaatatataggtACTCGGAAGACATATTAAGTAAGACAATGGATGAAATAAACATAGGCATTAGAATTAATGGCATGATCATAAATAacctgagatacgctgatgatacagttcTTTTAGCCGAATCACATGAAAACCTACAGATACTGCTTACTTAA
- the LOC126881665 gene encoding uncharacterized protein LOC126881665 isoform X2, translating to MCIPHCLTFPISLVSGHRTIQILLAMIGSNAEQELNLESPRKRIGVQNKKVYKGQQTSSISDQNCITEIQEIDSAPPLEKL from the exons ATGTGCATTCCTCattgtttgacttttcctatATCTTTAGTATCAGGTCATCGTACAATACAAATACTTCTTGCAATGATTGGAAGTAATGCAGAACAAGAATTGAATTTGGAATCGCCGAGAAAAAGGATTGGTGTACAAAATAAGAAAGTATATAAAGGACAACAAACATCTTCCATAAGCGATCAAAATTGTATAACTGAAATTCAGGAAATAGATTCTGCTCCACCtttag AAAAACTGTAA